Proteins from one Diprion similis isolate iyDipSimi1 chromosome 3, iyDipSimi1.1, whole genome shotgun sequence genomic window:
- the LOC124404734 gene encoding uncharacterized protein LOC124404734 — protein sequence MMLEQLEESHQAFRSEHAWLVSHWPPAHPDHAYFTRKTNLVESKLVLKVKRHLGRLQDKLTQPAQPAVSTEATSRVRSRLPELTVPKFSGECRLWPDFKAMFTSVIGSSKDLSELEKFQYLKSAVEGDAADLISNLAPSDGSFNSAWLLLIARYENKRLIVKSHLERVLALKPMQKRQASSLTKMVNIINQTTQALATLTNETNNDCLMVTIVSNLLDSDTREKWETSLVSSTEFPTLGQLTNFLIARARTLDSMEDDSTKAQVSQAKGAVPKRSAGHHESSSRTQASSSKTPQTAQGSTQSAPASSLSSGYPCDSCKQDHFIVVCPRFRGLSMEHRVQLIKERSLCCNCLGRHNMRKCNSKRLCKTCNGSHHTMLHGADLSSVFTSPATARTTQETPSTSAASHSA from the coding sequence ATGATGCTCGAACAGCTGGAAGAATCTCACCAGGCCTTTCGCAGCGAACATGCCTGGTTGGTTTCGCACTGGCCTCCCGCTCATCCTGACCACGCATACTTTACCCGCAAGACCAACCTTGTCGAGTCCAAGTTGGTACTCAAGGTAAAGCGACATCTCGGGCGTCTCCAAGACAAACTCACTCAGCCCGCTCAACCTGCCGTCTCGACTGAAGCCACCTCAAGAGTCCGCTCACGTTTACCAGAGCTCACGGTGCCGAAGTTCTCCGGTGAGTGCCGCCTGTGGCCGGACTTCAAGGCCATGTTCACTTCGGTCATTGGGTCCAGCAAGGATCTCAGCGAGCTGGAAAAGTTCCAGTACTTGAAATCGGCAGTGGAAGGCGATGCCGCGGATCTCATCTCCAACCTCGCTCCCTCAGACGGCTCTTTCAACTCAGCCTGGCTCCTGCTCATCGCGAGATACGAGAACAAGAGGCTTATTGTGAAATCTCATCTCGAGAGAGTCTTGGCGCTCAAGCCGATGCAGAAGAGGCAAGCCAGCTCATTGACCAAGATGGTCAATATCATCAACCAGACCACTCAGGCTCTCGCGACTCTCACAAATGAGACCAATAATGATTGTCTCATGGTCACGATCGTCTCAAATCTGCTCGACTCAGACACTCGTGAGAAGTGGGAAACTTCCTTAGTCTCGTCTACTGAATTTCCCACCCTCGGTCAGCTCACGAACTTCCTCATTGCTCGTGCTCGTACCTTGGACAGCATGGAAGACGACTCAACGAAGGCTCAGGTCTCGCAGGCGAAGGGTGCTGTGCCAAAACGCAGTGCTGGCCATCACGAAAGCTCATCGAGGACTCAAGCGAGCTCATCAAAGACTCCGCAGACAGCTCAAGGGTCCACGCAGTCAGCTCCTGCCTCGTCGCTCTCATCAGGCTATCCTTGCGACAGCTGCAAGCAGGACCATTTCATAGTGGTCTGTCCACGCTTCCGAGGCCTCTCAATGGAACATCGAGTTCAGCTCATCAAGGAGAGAAGCctgtgctgcaattgtttAGGGAGGCACAACATGAGAAAATGCAACAGCAAGAGGCTCTGCAAAACTTGCAACGGATCTCACCATACGATGCTGCACGGTGCTGACCTCTCATCCGTCTTCACCTCTCCTGCTACAGCTCGGACCACTCAAGAAACGCCGTCAACCTCTGCAGCCTCGCACTCGGCATGA
- the LOC124404735 gene encoding uncharacterized protein LOC124404735, whose amino-acid sequence MKRGHPSQLNRPRTDQSTHRSQHAHLAGNCHSNNLLIYLIAREGLARQLNLKRRYAKLDIWGVGGKKTAQTKGVVSLTLTSRYRSISITIQAHVLSTVTTILPTGQLTHQPEWPHLKGLNLADPDFLIPRPVDVIIGADAYGQLIKPNIIRYSSSAPIAQLSIFGWLVIGPGDSPMTAVRTTHHGISRLSDSPLQDLLTRFWIQEETPTSTDSHLSPEEQECEEHFASSHSRDGSGRYIVKLPLKSSPPVLGDSYRTAHQCQGHSVW is encoded by the exons ATGAAGCGAGGTCACCCCAGCCAACTCAACAGACCACGCACCGACCAGAGCACTCATCGGAGCCAGCACGCCCATCTTGCTGGCAACTGCCACAGCAACAATCTTCTCATCTACCTCATCGCACGAG AAGGTCTCGCCAGGCAGCTGAATCTCAAAAGGAGGTATGCGAAATTGGATATCTGGGGAGTGGGAGGAAAGAAGACCGCTCAGACAAAAGGTGTCGTCTCCCTTACCCTGACGTCAAGGTACAGATCAATATCTATCACTATCCAAGCTCACGTTCTTTCAACGGTAACAACCATCCTGCCTACCGGCCAGCTGACTCACCAACCGGAATGGCCCCATCTCAAGGGATTGAATCTCGCCGATCCTGACTTTCTCATTCCAAGGCCTGTAGATGTCATTATCGGAGCTGATGCTTATGGGCAGCTCATAAAACCGAACATTATCAGATACTCAAGCTCCGCTCCCATAGCTCAGCTATCAATCTTCGGATGGCTCGTGATCGGTCCAGGTGACTCACCCATGACGGCAGTCAGAACAACTCATCATGGCATTTCACGACTTTCAGATTCACCCTTGCAAGATCTGCTGACGAGGTTTTGGATCCAGGAAGAAACTCCCACCTCAACTGACTCTCACCTGTCACCTGAAGAGCAGGAGTGCGAAGAACACTTCGCATCTTCTCACTCAAGGGATGGAAGCGGACGATACATCGTCAAGCTGCCACTCAAATCATCACCACCGGTGCTGGGAGACTCATACAGAACCGCTCATCAATGCCAGGGACACTCAGTATGGTGA
- the LOC124404736 gene encoding uncharacterized protein LOC124404736, translating to MREYEQSQHMIKLNDNSLTSQPHYYLPYHGVLKPESSSTKLRVVFNGSSSSSTGCSLNDLMHTGPNLMLNIFDLLIWIRRYKYLFATDITKMYRQIKIHPADWILQRILWMDVQGLEAHYQLTTVTYGTKAAPFLAVRTLIQLAQDEGSKYPLAVESITHGRYVDDIFGGSDSVENLIQTANQLTQLCHAGGFPLAKWHSTSPRLLEAVSSERNNSSTISFDDCTTKILGIRWSPQQDTLDFSTISTSHSNRLSKRLILSEVAQLFDPLGFAAPVVIRAKMFLQELWLQKLNWDDSLPEQLISR from the coding sequence ATGCGTGAGTACGAACAATCTCAGCACATGATCAAACTCAATGATAACTCTCTCACGAGCCAACCTCATTATTACCTGCCTTATCATGGTGTTCTCAAGCCAGAGAGTTCCTCAACGAAGCTCAGAGTAGTTTTCAACGGCTCCAGCTCCAGCTCTACCGGGTGTTCCCTGAATGATCTCATGCACACCGGTCCAAACCTGATGCTCAACATATTCGACCTACTCATCTGGATTCGACGATACAAATATCTCTTCGCGACGGACATCACCAAGATGTACCGTCAAATCAAGATACATCCTGCTGACTGGATTCTCCAACGGATTCTCTGGATGGATGTGCAAGGATTGGAAGCTCACTATCAACTCACCACGGTCACGTATGGCACAAAGGCAGCTCCGTTCTTAGCGGTAAGAACACTCATTCAACTGGCTCAGGATGAAGGCAGTAAGTACCCTCTTGCTGTCGAGTCAATCACTCATGGCCGATACGTCGACGACATCTTTGGAGGATCCGACTCAGTAGAAAATCTCATTCAAACTGCCAATCAACTCACTCAACTGTGCCATGCGGGCGGATTCCCGTTGGCAAAATGGCATTCGACATCACCAAGGCTTCTTGAAGCCGTCTCATCGGAGCGAAACAACTCATCCACGATCTCTTTCGACGACTGCACCACCAAGATTCTCGGAATACGGTGGTCACCTCAGCAAGACACTCTAGACTTTTCGACCATCTCCACATCGCACTCAAACAGATTGTCAAAACGCCTCATCCTCTCAGAAGTAGCACAACTCTTTGATCCGCTGGGCTTCGCAGCCCCAGTTGTAATCAGAGCGAAAATGTTTCTACAAGAACTCTGGTTGCAAAAACTCAATTGGGACGATTCACTTCCAGAACAGCTGATCTCACGATAG